From the Mammaliicoccus sciuri genome, the window GCTACAGACAGAATTACTTTAATGGCTTCAGAAGAAGGCGGAACTGAAATTGAAGAAGTTGCTGCAGCAACACCTGAAAAAATCTTCAAAGAAGTGATTGATCCTGTTACTGGATTAATGCCTTACCAAGCTAGAAGAATAGCATTTAATATTAACATCCCTAAAGAATCAGTTAACAAAGCTGTTAAATTAATGATGTCTTTATATAATGTGTTTGTAGAAAAAGACTGCTCAATTGTTGAAATTAACCCACTTGTTACAACAGGTAGTGGTGAAGTATTAGCTCTTGATGCAAAAGTAAACTTCGATGATAATGCTTTATTCAGACATAAAGATATCGTTGAAATGCGTGATTTAGAAGAAGAAGATGAAAAAGAAATCGAAGCTTCTAAATACGACTTATCTTATATCGCGCTAGATGGAAACATCGGTTGTATGGTAAACGGAGCTGGCTTAGCTATGGCTACGATGGATACAATTAATCACTTTGGCGGTAATCCGGCTAACTTCCTTGACGTTGGGGGCGGCGCAACAAAAGAAAAAGTTACTGAAGCATTCAAAATCATCTTAGGTGATTCACAAGTAGAAGGTATCTTTGTAAATATCTTCGGTGGAATCATGAAATGTGATGTCATTGCTGAAGGTATCGTAGCTGCTGCTAAAGAAGTTGAATTAGATATGCCTTTAGTTGTAAGACTTGAAGGTACTAATGTTGAACAAGGTAAACAAATCTTAAAAGAATCTGGTTTAGCAATCGAGCCAGCATCTATCATGGCTGATGGTGCTCAAAAAATTGTTAAATTAGTTCAAGAACGATAAGAAAGGCGGAGAGTTACGTGAGTGTATACATCGATAAAAATACAAAAGTATTAGTTCAAGGTATTACGGGTGCAACAGCACTTTTCCATACTAAACAAATGCTAGAATACGGTACTCAAATCGTTGCTGGGGTAACACCTGGTAAAGGTGGGCAAGTTGTTGAAGGTGTACCAGTATTTAACACTATAGAAGAAGCAGTCGCTGAAACTGGCGCAACTGTTTCAGTAATATATGTACCAGCTCCATTTGCGGCTGATGCAATTATTGAAAGTGCAGATGCTGAATTAGACTTAGCTATTTGTATCACAGAACATATTCCTGTTATTGATATGATTAAAGTTAAGAGATACTTAGAAGGTAAGAAGACACGCTTAGTAGGACCAAACTGTCCTGGTGTGATCACTGCAGATGAATGTAAAATTGGTATTATGCCTGGTTACATCCATAAAAAAGGTCACGTAGGCGTAGTTTCACGTTCAGGTACATTAACATATGAAGCGGTTCATCAATTAACTCAAGCAGGTATCGGTCAAACGACAGCTGTTGGTATTGGGGGAGACCCAGTTAATGGTACAGACTTCATTGATGTATTAAAAGCATTTAATGAAGACGACGAAACATATGCAGTTGTTATGATTGGTGAAATCGGTGGTACAGCTGAAGAAGAAGCAGCTGAATGGATTAAAGCTAACATGACAAAACCAGTAGTAGGATTCATTGGTGGTCAAACAGCACCTCCAGGAAAACGTATGGGTCATGCTGGTGCAATTATTTCAGGCGGTAAAGGTACCGCATCTGAAAAAATCAAAACTTTAAATGACTGTGGTATTGATACAGCAGATACACCATCTGTTATCGCTGAAACACTTATAAACCGCATTAAAAAAGAAGACGGTTTATATGAAAAATGTCTAACAGTTAAATAATAACCATATATATAAGTACAGTGTCTTTCTTCAATAGAAAAGCACTGTGCTTATTTGGTGTTTAAATTTATATATCCCACTAATGAACTAAATTTTAGTTTGTTAGTGGTTTTTTTGTAGACAATATTAAATGCATAAACTATAATATATGTAAAATATTAACAAACAGGAGTGAGGCATGAATCACAACAATGAAACAGCATATGTAAATGCACTACCATCAAGATTAAATGAAGACAGTCATGATTTTGAAATCATGAATAAATTTAAAGGTTATGAAGGCGAACAAATAGTAGAAAATCTACTAAAGCAACAACATCAAATTGTGTTTAGTCATAATCTTGAATTTGTATCTTCAAATGCAGTACAAATAGATTTTTTAATCATACATAACAGTCATATAAGTATATTAGAAGTTAAACACTACTATGGTGATTTCGAAATCTATGACAACTATATAAAGAATTCTTACAATAAACGTTACACATCACCATTTGTACAATTATACAAAGCTAAAAATACCCTCCAATCAATACTTCAAGAAATGAATCTAAACCTACCAATAAATCACTATTTAGTATTTTCAAATCCCACATTTACACTAAGAAACCACATACCTAACCGCTCGCAAGTACTATTGCGCTCAGAATTCTATAAATTTCCAAAGCTATTTCAATCTCAACAAATCGATAAAGATAATCAAATACTTCAGCAAATTATAGCTAAGCAGCAAATATTTTCTCATAGATTTAAACCAGTCGAAAGAGTTGCTTTTAATAAGATAACTAAAGGTATTAAATGTCCAGAATGTAAAAAGTTACATACTATTATAATTGAAGAAAAGAAGAAGATTATACCTTGTAAAAATTGTTTGAAAACTTTTAGAAGAGTGGAACTTTACTATTTCAACATAATAGAACTAGGCATAATAAAAGGAAAAGAAGGATTTATAATACCAGAAGCAGTTGAATGGTGTGAGGCAAATAATGTTCAAACTGTAAAAAGAATATGCAATCAACATTTTAAGAGTAAAGGTCAAAGGTATAAGACGTATTACTTAGAAGAATTTAGTAGGTGATGCGGTGCTAACGATCAAGACTGAGAAAAAAGATCGTTAGAAATTCTAACGTCCAAGAAACCAAAACAAGATCGTTAGCCGCCCGCCCAAAACAGAAAAAATCTACATTATAAGAGGTGTACATTTATGAATGATTATCAACAAACAATTTTAAAACTAATATACAGTGGTTCTTTAATCACGATAGACTTGGCATTGGAACAAAATAGAAATGTATATTGTTGCCCAGGCACGATTTTTCAATCTTTAAGTAAAGGCGGCAATAATAGAATAAAAGAAGGTGCCAAGCTCGTACAAAATGCTCAAGATATCATTGAGGATTATTGTATATTTACTAAGCAAAAATAAATTTTATAAAATGTTTTAATTGACAAAGCTGAATTTATCAGTTTATCATTTACATTTGTAATCAATAGAATAGCAAGGGGGACTTACTTTGGCAGAAAATCTTGTCATCGTTGAATCGCCCGCAAAAGCAAAAACCATTGAAAAATATTTAGGAAAAAAATATAAAGTCGTTGCATCTATGGGGCATGTTAGAGATTTACCTCGTAGTCAAATGGGCGTAGATGTTAAAAATAATTATGAACCTAGATATATTACGATTCGCGGCAAAGGGCCAGTTGTAAAAGATTTAAAACGCTATGCAAAAAAAGCAAAAAACGTTTATCTCGCAAGTGACCCCGACCGTGAAGGTGAAGCAATTGCGTGGCATTTAGCACATATATTAGATATAGATGAAAATAAAAAATCAAGAGTCGTATTTAACGAAATCACAAAAGATGCAGTAAAAGATAGCTTTAAGCATCCTAGAGAAATAGAACATGAATTAGTTGATGCACAACAAGCGAGACGTGTACTTGATAGACTTGTTGGGTATAACATTTCTCCAGTGTTATGGAAAAAAGTTAAAAAAGGTTTGTCAGCAGGTCGTGTACAATCTGTTGCATTAAGACTCGTTATAGATCGTGAAAACGAAATTAATAATTTTAATCCAGAAGAATACTGGACAATTGAAGGTTTATTTAAACATAAAACTAAAACATTTAGTGCGAAGTTTTTACATGAGAAAAGTAAACTCGTTAAATTAAAAAATGAAAAAGACGTACAAAAAATTACAACACAATTAGATGGGGATAAATTTGAAGTTACGCAAGTTACTAAGAAAGAAAAATTAAGATATCCTGCGAAATCATTTACAACTTCATCTTTACAACAAGAAGCATCACGTAAGTTGAATTTTAAAGCTAGAAAAACAATGATGTTAGCACAACAATTATACGAAGGTATAGATTTGAAAAAACAAGGTACTGTTGGTTTGATTACTTATATGAGAACGGACTCTACACGTATAGCTGATAGTGCTCAAGCTGAAGCAGCATCATTTATTGAAAAAGAGTATGGTAAAGAGTATTTATCTAAAGCAAAGGCAGCAAAAGGTAAACAAGGCGCACAAGATGCCCATGAAGCTGTTAGACCGACAAGTGTGGAACGTACACCAGATCAGATGAAAACATTCTTATCTAGAGATCAATATCGATTATATAAATTGATTTGGGAACGTTTTATGGCAAGTCAAATGGCACCTGCTATTGCTGATACAGTTGCGGCAGATATTACACAAGGCGATTTGAAATTCAGAGCAAATGGTCAAACAATCAAATTTAAAGGTTTCATGAAAGTATACGTTGAAGCTAAAGATGATACTGATGAAGAAAAAGAAGGTAAATTACCACCGTTAGAAAAAGGTGATATCGTTACGGCTGAGAAAATCAATCCAAAACAACATTTCACTCAACCACCACCACGATACACTGAAGCACGCTTGGTTAAAACTTTAGAAGAATTAAAAATCGGTAGACCTTCAACTTATGCCCCTACAATCGATACGATTCAAAAACGAAACTACGTAAAATTAGACCAGAAAAGATTTGTACCTACAGAGTTAGGAGAAATCGTACATGAGTCAGTAAAAGAATACTTCCCTGAAATTATAGATGTTGACTTTACAGTTAACATGGAAACATTGCTAGATAAAGTAGCAGATGGTGAAATTGAGTGGAAGAAAGTCATAGATATGTTCTATGAAAACTTTAAAATCGATGTAGCAAGAGCAGAAGAAGAAATGGAGAAAATTGAAATCAAAGATGAACCAGCTGACGAGGATTGCGAATTATGTGGTTCACCAATGGTTTATAAAATGGGCCGATACGGTAAATTTATGGCTTGTTCAAATTTCCCAGATTGTAGAAATACAAAAGCAATCATTAAAACGATTGGCGTTAAATGTCCTAAATGTAAAGAGGGCGAAGTTGTCGAACGTAAATCTAAAAAGAACAGAGTATTCTATGGTTGTTCAAGATACCCAGAATGTGATTATACATCATGGGATAAACCTTTAGATCGTTCATGTCCTAAATGTGAAACAGTACTTGTTGAACGTAAAAAAGGAAAATCAGCTCAAGTTATATGTCCAAATTGTGACTATAAAGAGCAAGAACAAAAATAGTTATAATACAGTGCAAAAAGTTATTTTAATGATAACTTTTTGCACTTGTTTTTTGATTTAATGTTTTAATAGTAAAACGTCACTAATTTTTAAAATTTATCATCACTTTATCATTTGATTAAATTCAGATTTGTTATACAATTCAATATGGAATGAAAAATTCGAAAATCAAGGAGGTATAAATAATGACTTCAATAAATGTTATCGGTGCTGGATTAGCAGGTTCAGAAGCGGCATATCAAATTGCCAAGAGAGGATTCAATGTTAATCTATACGAAATGAGACCGGTAAAACAAACACCAGCGCATCATACAGATAAATTTGCAGAACTTGTATGTTCTAATTCCCTAAGAGGTAATCAATTAACAAATGCTGTCGGTGTCTTAAAAGAAGAAATGAGACAATTAGATTCATTAATTATAAAAGCAGCAGATAATGCGCGTGTACCAGCGGGAGGTGCACTAGCTGTCGATCGACATGATTTTGCGGGATACATTACAGATACGCTTAAGAATCATCCGAATATTACTGTAAAGAATGAAGAGATTACTGAGATTCCTGACGGACCAACAATTATTGCAACAGGTCCTTTAACGACAGAAAGTTTAACGAAACAAATTATGAATATTACAGGTGAAGAACAACTGTACTTCTATGATGCAGCTGCACCAATTATTGAAAAAGAATCTATTAACATGGATAAAGTATATTTGAAATCACGCTATGACAAAGGTGATGCAGCATACTTGAATTGTCCAATGACTGAAGAAGAATTCAATACTTTTTATGATGCACTCATAAATGCTGAAGTTGTGCCATTAAAAGAATTTGAAAAAGAAATTTATTTTGAAGGTTGTATGCCATTTGAAGTAATGGCAGAACGTGGCAAAAAAACTTTATTATTTGGTCCTATGAAGCCTGTAGGTTTAGAAGATCCTAAAACTGGTAAAAGACCATATGCAGTTGTTCAACTAAGACAAGATGACGCAGCTGGAACGTTATATAATATTGTAGGTTTCCAAACACATCTAAAATGGGGCGCGCAAAAAGAAGTTATTTCGCTTATACCTGGATTAGAAAATGTTGATATCGTACGATACGGTGTGATGCATCGAAATACATTTATTAATTCACCAAACGCGCTTAAAGAAACGTATCAATTAAAATCAAGAGAAGATTTATTCTTTGCTGGTCAAATGACAGGTGTAGAAGGATATGTTGAAAGTGCAGCAAGCGGATTGATTGCAGGAATTAATGCAAGTAAACTCGTTTCAGGTCTTGATCCAATTGTTTTCCCTCGAGAAACAGTAATCGGAAGTATGGCTTATTACATTACACATGCGAATAATAATAAGAACTTCCAACCAATGAATGCGAACTTTGGTTTGTTACCTACATTAGAAAAACGTATTAAAGATAAGAAAGAACGTTATGAAACACTTGCAAATCGTGCATTAAAACATTTAGATTCATTTAAAGTAATGCTTTAGTAAATTATTTTAAGATTTTTTAGAATTGTGATACAATTCAGATAAAATGGGAGGAATGAGTTATGCTACATACAATTGAACAACAGTTTGTTGATATGTTAACTTATGAAAAACATTTTTCCACCCATACTTTAAATGCATATCAACTTGATTTGAATGAATTTAATGATTTTTTACAGTCAGAACATTTATCCTTAGAATCATTTGAATATAAAGATGCAAGGAGATACCTTGCGTTTTTGTATGATAAAGGACATAAAAGGACGAGTGTTTCGCGTAAAATTTCTACATTAAGATCTTTATATCAATATTGGATGAGTGTTGATAGCGATATTCAGAATCCATTTATTCAACTTGTACATCCAAAAAAAGAACATCATTTACCAAGTTTTTTCTATGAAGAAGAAATGGAAAAGCTATTTAAAACACTTGATGATGGTAAAAAAACGAATATAAGAGATCGCGTCATTCTTGAGTTGCTTTATGCGACAGGTATTCGAGTGTCAGAATTAGTTCATATTCAAATGAGTGATATTGATTTGAATTATGCATTTGTCAAAGTGCTAGGTAAAGGGAATAAAGAACGTATCGTCCCTTTTGGAGAGTATTGTCAAAGTGCAATCGTTGACTATATTGAACAGTTTAGAAGTCAGGTGCATTTAGATCATGATTTCTTGATAGTAAACATGAGAGGTAAACCTATAACTGAACGTGGTGTAAGGTATGCGCTGAACGAAATTGTTAAGAGAACGCAAGGTGTGTATCACATTCACCCTCATAAATTAAGGCATACTTTTGCGACGCATTTGCTAAATCAAGGAGCCGATATGAGAAGTGTTCAAAGTTTACTGGGACATGAAAGTTTATCAACGACAAGTCAATATACACATGTTACAAAAGATCAATTAAGAAAAGTATACTTATCAGCACATCCACGTGCGTAAAGGAGATTTGATAATGAGTTCTTCATTACATGCTACAACTATATTTGCAATAAGACATAATGGTCATTCTGCAATGGCAGGTGACGGTCAAGTTACATTAGGTGAGCAAGTCATCATGAAACAAACAGCAAGAAAAGTTAGAAGATTATATCATGATAAAGTTGTTGCTGGTTTCGCTGGCAGCGTTGCGGACGCATTTACTTTATTCGAAAAATTTGAAGTTAAATTACAAGAATATAGCGGTAATTTAACGAGAGCTGCAGTTGAGCTTGCTCAAGAATGGCGTGGAGATAAAATGTTACGTCAACTTGAAGCGATGCTCATTGTTATGAATGAAACTGATTTATTAGTCGTAAGTGGTACTGGAGAGGTGATTGAGCCAGATGATGGTATCATTGCTATTGGTTCTGGTGGTAATTACGCTTTAAGTGCTGGTAGAGCGCTTAAATCATATGCACCTCATTTATCGGCTAAAGAAATTGCAGAAGCTTCACTTAATACGGCTGCAGATATTTGTGTGTTTACAAACCATGAAATAAAAGTTGAAGAAATATAATTGGAGGGGTTTAAGGTTGTCACAAAATCAATTAAAAATGACACCGCATGATATCGTTGATCGATTAAATGATCATATCATTGGTCAACAAGATGCTAAGCGTAAAGTAGCAATTGCTTTAAGAAATCGCTATAGACGAAGTTTATTAGATGAACAACTTAGAAACGAAATCATACCTAAAAACATTCTCATGATAGGTCCTACAGGTGTAGGTAAGACTGAAATAGCTAGAAGAATGGCTAGATTAGTTGGTGCGCCTTTTGTAAAAGTAGAAGCTACTAAATTTACTGAAGTAGGTTATGTAGGTAGAGATGTTGAAAGTATGATACGTGACCTTGTTGAAGTAGGGCGTCGACTTGTTAAAGAAGAAAAGAAAAAAGGCGTACTCGATGAGGCGACTCAAAAAGCTAATGAAAAATTAGTGAAATTGCTTGTGCCTAGCATGAAGAAAAAAGCACAAAGTAATAGTAATAATCCGTTAGAGTCATTGTTTGGTGGACAATTCCCGAACTTCAATCAACAAGAAGAAGTTGAAGAAACACCAACTGAAGAAATAAAAACAAAACGTGAAGATATTAAAAAACAATTATTAAACGGTGAACTTGAAGAAGAAATCGTTAAAATAAAAGTAGAACAAGAACAACAAACACTTGGCATGATGGGTATGGAAAATAACCCTCAAATGCAAGATATGCTTAGTCAGATGATGCCTAAGAAAAAAGTTGAAAGAAACTTGCCAGTTAAATCAGCACGAAAAATTTTAACAGATGAGATTGCGAATGAATTGATTGACCAAGAATCCGTTAATGAAGAAGCAATACAATTAACTGAACAAATGGGTATGGTATTCATCGATGAAATCGATAAAATTGCTGTGAGCAACAGTAACGGTGGACAAGATGTATCTCGACAAGGTGTACAAAGAGATATCTTACCAATTGTTGAAGGTAGTGTCGTTCAAACGAAATATGGTTCAATTAATACTGAGCACATATTATTTATTGGTGCAGGTGCGTTCCATATGTCTAAACCAAGTGATTTAATACCTGAGTTACAAGGTAGATTTCCAATTCGCGTTGAATTAGATAGTTTAACAACTGAAGATTTCGTTAAAATATTAAAAGAACCGAAACAATCGCTTCTTGATCAATACAAAGCATTGTTGGAAACTGAGATGGTGACAATCAACTTTACAGATGAAGCCATTAATCGTTTAGCTGAAATTGCTTTTCAAGTTAACCAAGAGACAGATAATATCGGTGCAAGAAGGCTGCATACTATACTTGAAAAAATGCTAGAAGATCTTTCTTTTGAAGCTTCGAATATGCCAAATGCAGTTGTAGATATAACACCTGAATATGTTAATCAAAAATTAGAATCTATTGCGACAAATAAAGACTTAAGCGCATTTATTCTATAAAAAAGGAGAAAAAATTAAATGAGTTTATTATCAAAGACAAGACAATTAAATACGTTATTACAAAAGCATAAAGGTATTGCTGTAGACTTTAAAGATATGGCTAAAACTATCAGTGATGTAACGGTGACAAACGTATTCATCGTATCAAGAAGAGGTAAAATTTTAGGTTCAAGCTTAAATGAATTATTAAGCAATGAACGTATTATCAAAATGTTAGAAGACAGACATATTCCTAAAGAATATACTGATCAATTAATGCACGTAGAACAAACGAAATCAAATATCGGTATTGAAGAAGTATTAACTGTATTCCCACCAGAAAACAAAGAATTATTCGTTGATAGTCAAACAACTATTTTCCCAATCCTTGGTGGTGGTGAACGTTTAGGTACATTAGTAGTTGGACGTGTATCTCAAGATTTCAATGACAATGACTTAGTACTTGGTGAATACGCAGCTACTGTTATTGGTATGGAAATATTAAGAGAAAAACATAATGAAATTGAACAAGAAGCTAGAGACAAAGCAGCAATCAATATGGCAATTAACTCACTTTCATATTCAGAAAGAGAAGCAATTGAACATATCTTTGAAGAACTTGGTGCACCTGAAGGTTTATTAGTTGCTTCTAAAGTTGCTGATAGAGTAGGTATCACAAGATCAGTAATCGTCAATGCATTAAGAAAATTAGAAAGTGCTGGCGTAATTGAATCTCGTTCTTTAGGTATGAAAGGTACATTTATTAGAATTAAAAAAGAAAAATTCTTAGATGAGTTAGGATTATCTAAATAAAATACTTGATGAACAGTATAATATATGATATATTTGAAAACGGCTATAAAAGCCAAATTCACACATAATCACGGAAATTATGGATTGGTGCAACTTAACTAAGTTGTTTCTATAATAAGTGTTTATGGCGGAATAAAACCAATTAGGAGGAATTATCATGGCAGTTATCTCAATGAAACAATTGCTTGAAGCAGGTGTTCACTTCGGTCACCAAACACGCCGTTGGAACCCAAAAATGAAAAAATACATTTTCACAGAAAGAAACGGTATCTACATTATCGATTTACAAAAAACAGTTAAAAAAGTTGACGAAGCATACA encodes:
- the hslV gene encoding ATP-dependent protease subunit HslV, translated to MSSSLHATTIFAIRHNGHSAMAGDGQVTLGEQVIMKQTARKVRRLYHDKVVAGFAGSVADAFTLFEKFEVKLQEYSGNLTRAAVELAQEWRGDKMLRQLEAMLIVMNETDLLVVSGTGEVIEPDDGIIAIGSGGNYALSAGRALKSYAPHLSAKEIAEASLNTAADICVFTNHEIKVEEI
- the xerC gene encoding tyrosine recombinase XerC, with translation MLHTIEQQFVDMLTYEKHFSTHTLNAYQLDLNEFNDFLQSEHLSLESFEYKDARRYLAFLYDKGHKRTSVSRKISTLRSLYQYWMSVDSDIQNPFIQLVHPKKEHHLPSFFYEEEMEKLFKTLDDGKKTNIRDRVILELLYATGIRVSELVHIQMSDIDLNYAFVKVLGKGNKERIVPFGEYCQSAIVDYIEQFRSQVHLDHDFLIVNMRGKPITERGVRYALNEIVKRTQGVYHIHPHKLRHTFATHLLNQGADMRSVQSLLGHESLSTTSQYTHVTKDQLRKVYLSAHPRA
- the codY gene encoding GTP-sensing pleiotropic transcriptional regulator CodY — encoded protein: MSLLSKTRQLNTLLQKHKGIAVDFKDMAKTISDVTVTNVFIVSRRGKILGSSLNELLSNERIIKMLEDRHIPKEYTDQLMHVEQTKSNIGIEEVLTVFPPENKELFVDSQTTIFPILGGGERLGTLVVGRVSQDFNDNDLVLGEYAATVIGMEILREKHNEIEQEARDKAAINMAINSLSYSEREAIEHIFEELGAPEGLLVASKVADRVGITRSVIVNALRKLESAGVIESRSLGMKGTFIRIKKEKFLDELGLSK
- a CDS encoding nuclease-related domain-containing protein, with the translated sequence MNHNNETAYVNALPSRLNEDSHDFEIMNKFKGYEGEQIVENLLKQQHQIVFSHNLEFVSSNAVQIDFLIIHNSHISILEVKHYYGDFEIYDNYIKNSYNKRYTSPFVQLYKAKNTLQSILQEMNLNLPINHYLVFSNPTFTLRNHIPNRSQVLLRSEFYKFPKLFQSQQIDKDNQILQQIIAKQQIFSHRFKPVERVAFNKITKGIKCPECKKLHTIIIEEKKKIIPCKNCLKTFRRVELYYFNIIELGIIKGKEGFIIPEAVEWCEANNVQTVKRICNQHFKSKGQRYKTYYLEEFSR
- the hslU gene encoding ATP-dependent protease ATPase subunit HslU — encoded protein: MTPHDIVDRLNDHIIGQQDAKRKVAIALRNRYRRSLLDEQLRNEIIPKNILMIGPTGVGKTEIARRMARLVGAPFVKVEATKFTEVGYVGRDVESMIRDLVEVGRRLVKEEKKKGVLDEATQKANEKLVKLLVPSMKKKAQSNSNNPLESLFGGQFPNFNQQEEVEETPTEEIKTKREDIKKQLLNGELEEEIVKIKVEQEQQTLGMMGMENNPQMQDMLSQMMPKKKVERNLPVKSARKILTDEIANELIDQESVNEEAIQLTEQMGMVFIDEIDKIAVSNSNGGQDVSRQGVQRDILPIVEGSVVQTKYGSINTEHILFIGAGAFHMSKPSDLIPELQGRFPIRVELDSLTTEDFVKILKEPKQSLLDQYKALLETEMVTINFTDEAINRLAEIAFQVNQETDNIGARRLHTILEKMLEDLSFEASNMPNAVVDITPEYVNQKLESIATNKDLSAFIL
- the topA gene encoding type I DNA topoisomerase translates to MAENLVIVESPAKAKTIEKYLGKKYKVVASMGHVRDLPRSQMGVDVKNNYEPRYITIRGKGPVVKDLKRYAKKAKNVYLASDPDREGEAIAWHLAHILDIDENKKSRVVFNEITKDAVKDSFKHPREIEHELVDAQQARRVLDRLVGYNISPVLWKKVKKGLSAGRVQSVALRLVIDRENEINNFNPEEYWTIEGLFKHKTKTFSAKFLHEKSKLVKLKNEKDVQKITTQLDGDKFEVTQVTKKEKLRYPAKSFTTSSLQQEASRKLNFKARKTMMLAQQLYEGIDLKKQGTVGLITYMRTDSTRIADSAQAEAASFIEKEYGKEYLSKAKAAKGKQGAQDAHEAVRPTSVERTPDQMKTFLSRDQYRLYKLIWERFMASQMAPAIADTVAADITQGDLKFRANGQTIKFKGFMKVYVEAKDDTDEEKEGKLPPLEKGDIVTAEKINPKQHFTQPPPRYTEARLVKTLEELKIGRPSTYAPTIDTIQKRNYVKLDQKRFVPTELGEIVHESVKEYFPEIIDVDFTVNMETLLDKVADGEIEWKKVIDMFYENFKIDVARAEEEMEKIEIKDEPADEDCELCGSPMVYKMGRYGKFMACSNFPDCRNTKAIIKTIGVKCPKCKEGEVVERKSKKNRVFYGCSRYPECDYTSWDKPLDRSCPKCETVLVERKKGKSAQVICPNCDYKEQEQK
- the sucD gene encoding succinate--CoA ligase subunit alpha, giving the protein MSVYIDKNTKVLVQGITGATALFHTKQMLEYGTQIVAGVTPGKGGQVVEGVPVFNTIEEAVAETGATVSVIYVPAPFAADAIIESADAELDLAICITEHIPVIDMIKVKRYLEGKKTRLVGPNCPGVITADECKIGIMPGYIHKKGHVGVVSRSGTLTYEAVHQLTQAGIGQTTAVGIGGDPVNGTDFIDVLKAFNEDDETYAVVMIGEIGGTAEEEAAEWIKANMTKPVVGFIGGQTAPPGKRMGHAGAIISGGKGTASEKIKTLNDCGIDTADTPSVIAETLINRIKKEDGLYEKCLTVK
- the trmFO gene encoding FADH(2)-oxidizing methylenetetrahydrofolate--tRNA-(uracil(54)-C(5))-methyltransferase TrmFO gives rise to the protein MTSINVIGAGLAGSEAAYQIAKRGFNVNLYEMRPVKQTPAHHTDKFAELVCSNSLRGNQLTNAVGVLKEEMRQLDSLIIKAADNARVPAGGALAVDRHDFAGYITDTLKNHPNITVKNEEITEIPDGPTIIATGPLTTESLTKQIMNITGEEQLYFYDAAAPIIEKESINMDKVYLKSRYDKGDAAYLNCPMTEEEFNTFYDALINAEVVPLKEFEKEIYFEGCMPFEVMAERGKKTLLFGPMKPVGLEDPKTGKRPYAVVQLRQDDAAGTLYNIVGFQTHLKWGAQKEVISLIPGLENVDIVRYGVMHRNTFINSPNALKETYQLKSREDLFFAGQMTGVEGYVESAASGLIAGINASKLVSGLDPIVFPRETVIGSMAYYITHANNNKNFQPMNANFGLLPTLEKRIKDKKERYETLANRALKHLDSFKVML
- the sucC gene encoding ADP-forming succinate--CoA ligase subunit beta, with the translated sequence MNIHEYQGKEIFRSMGVAVPNGSVAFSPAEAVEKAKELDSNVYVVKAQIHAGGRGKAGGVKIAKSIDEVREYAKELLGKVLVTHQTGPEGKEVKRLLIEEGCDIQKEYYIGFVIDRATDRITLMASEEGGTEIEEVAAATPEKIFKEVIDPVTGLMPYQARRIAFNINIPKESVNKAVKLMMSLYNVFVEKDCSIVEINPLVTTGSGEVLALDAKVNFDDNALFRHKDIVEMRDLEEEDEKEIEASKYDLSYIALDGNIGCMVNGAGLAMATMDTINHFGGNPANFLDVGGGATKEKVTEAFKIILGDSQVEGIFVNIFGGIMKCDVIAEGIVAAAKEVELDMPLVVRLEGTNVEQGKQILKESGLAIEPASIMADGAQKIVKLVQER